From the Thermococcus sp. genome, the window GGGTTTCTCTCTCAATCTCGTTCACTCGTAGGCCCTCCACACGTAGCCACACTTGGTGCACTTATAGAATATCGTGCTCGGCTCATCTCCAGCCCTCGTCTGCATCTCCCACCAGTAGGCAGTATCGTTACCGCACTTCGGACAGGTGACCTTCGTCGTCGGCAACGTCTTTATGTCCTGCTCGATGACTACTATCTCCTCATCGGGCTTGTGCTCAACTTTCTGTGTTATTCTAGTCTTTTCTCTGTCTTTCTTTTCGTCAAAGGGCTCCTCATAACCGCAAACCCTACAAACCCAGACCTTTCTTTTCCTGTCGGGAAGCATGAGGTTACCGCACTTGGGACAGAACTTCATAAAACATCACCTCTTCGGCCGGGGTTGGGGTATGCTGTGAAGAATAAAAAGTTTTGCTAAGGGTCAATAAAGAAAACTTGAAAGTTTATTCTTTAATGTAAAATTCTGCACTAACAGAGAATGTTTTGTCCT encodes:
- a CDS encoding transcription factor S yields the protein MKFCPKCGNLMLPDRKRKVWVCRVCGYEEPFDEKKDREKTRITQKVEHKPDEEIVVIEQDIKTLPTTKVTCPKCGNDTAYWWEMQTRAGDEPSTIFYKCTKCGYVWRAYE